The following proteins are co-located in the Trichormus variabilis 0441 genome:
- a CDS encoding alpha-hydroxy acid oxidase produces the protein MTAISSPINLFEYEQLAKTHLSQMAFDYYISGAGDEITLQENRTAFERIKLRPRMLVDVSQINLTTSVLGQPLQLPLLIAPMAFQCLAHAEGELATAMAAASAGVGMVLSTLSTKSLEEVAEVGSKFSDSLQWFQLYIHKDQGLTRALVERAYTAGYKALCLTVDAPVLGQRERDRRNEFALPPGLDLANLATISGLDIPYVPGESGLLTYFAQQLNSALTWEDLEWLQSLSPLPLVLKGILRGDDAARAVEYGAKAIVVSNHGGRQLDGAIASLDALPEIVAAVNGKAEVLLDGGIRRGTDIIKALAIGAQAVLIGRPILWGLAVGGQAGVSHVISLLQKELNVAMALMGCSQLQDIDSSFLHFK, from the coding sequence ATGACAGCTATATCCAGTCCCATCAACCTTTTTGAATATGAACAGTTAGCCAAAACTCATCTATCTCAGATGGCTTTTGACTACTACATTAGTGGGGCTGGGGATGAAATCACATTACAAGAGAATCGTACAGCCTTTGAACGCATTAAGTTGCGTCCGCGAATGCTAGTGGATGTTAGCCAAATTAACCTCACAACCTCTGTTTTGGGACAACCTCTGCAATTACCTCTATTAATTGCACCAATGGCGTTTCAATGTTTGGCTCATGCAGAAGGCGAACTAGCCACAGCAATGGCGGCTGCATCGGCTGGGGTAGGTATGGTTTTGAGTACCTTATCTACCAAAAGTTTAGAAGAAGTAGCAGAGGTTGGTAGTAAGTTTTCCGACTCCCTGCAATGGTTTCAGCTTTACATTCATAAAGACCAAGGTTTAACTCGCGCTTTGGTAGAAAGGGCTTATACAGCAGGTTACAAAGCATTATGTTTGACTGTGGACGCTCCTGTACTCGGACAACGGGAACGAGATAGACGTAATGAATTTGCGTTACCTCCAGGTCTGGATTTGGCTAATCTGGCAACAATTTCCGGGTTAGATATTCCTTATGTGCCAGGAGAATCGGGGTTATTGACCTATTTTGCTCAACAACTCAACTCGGCTTTAACATGGGAAGATTTGGAATGGTTGCAGTCTTTATCTCCCCTACCGTTGGTACTGAAAGGGATTTTACGGGGCGATGATGCGGCGCGGGCGGTGGAATATGGAGCTAAAGCAATTGTAGTCTCCAATCATGGAGGTAGACAATTGGATGGTGCGATCGCCTCACTAGATGCCCTCCCAGAGATAGTCGCAGCCGTCAATGGTAAAGCTGAAGTCTTACTAGATGGCGGAATCCGCCGGGGTACAGATATTATCAAAGCCTTAGCAATAGGCGCTCAAGCTGTACTCATAGGTAGACCAATTTTATGGGGACTGGCAGTAGGAGGACAAGCAGGCGTATCTCATGTTATCTCGCTACTGCAAAAGGAGTTAAATGTGGCAATGGCGCTGATGGGCTGTTCTCAGTTACAAGATATTGATTCTAGTTTTCTGCATTTTAAGTAA
- the murA gene encoding UDP-N-acetylglucosamine 1-carboxyvinyltransferase, whose amino-acid sequence MPEADSSVLQIWGGHPLRGHVKISGAKNSALVIMAGALLCSGDCRIRNVPLLADVERMGEVISALGVRLTRQADIIDINASEIKTSKAPYELVTQLRASFFAIGAILARLGVAQMPLPGGCAIGARPVDLHVRGLQAMGAEVQIEHGICNAYVPGSGGRLKGAKIYLDTPSVGATETLMMAATLADGETILENAAREPEVVDLANFCKAMGANIQGAGTSTITIVGVPKLHSVDYSIIPDRIEAGTFLVAGAITRSEITLSSVVPDHLIPLIAKLRDIGVTIIEESPDCLRILPAEILKATDIDTLPHPGFPTDMQAPFMALLTLAEGDSIINESVFENRLRHASELNRLGADIRVKGNTAFVRGVPILSGAPVIGTDLRASAALVIAGLAAEGKTTIQGLHHLDRGYDQIDVKLQQLGAKILRVREEPANAEVAANNNASPAPIST is encoded by the coding sequence GTGCCAGAAGCAGACTCCTCAGTCTTGCAAATTTGGGGTGGGCATCCCTTACGGGGTCATGTCAAAATTAGCGGGGCAAAAAATTCAGCATTGGTAATCATGGCTGGAGCCTTGCTTTGTTCAGGAGATTGCCGGATTCGTAACGTTCCTTTATTGGCGGACGTAGAACGAATGGGTGAAGTAATATCGGCGTTAGGTGTACGCTTGACACGACAAGCAGACATCATAGACATCAATGCCAGCGAAATTAAGACATCAAAAGCTCCCTACGAGCTAGTTACCCAGTTACGAGCGAGTTTCTTTGCCATAGGAGCCATTTTGGCAAGGTTAGGCGTTGCACAGATGCCATTACCTGGCGGTTGTGCCATAGGAGCCAGACCCGTTGATCTGCACGTCCGAGGACTGCAAGCAATGGGCGCAGAGGTGCAAATTGAACATGGCATTTGTAACGCCTATGTTCCTGGTAGTGGTGGTAGGTTGAAAGGAGCCAAAATTTACCTAGATACTCCCAGTGTGGGAGCGACAGAAACCTTGATGATGGCAGCCACCCTCGCCGATGGCGAAACCATCTTGGAAAACGCTGCACGGGAGCCAGAAGTAGTCGATTTGGCTAATTTCTGCAAGGCAATGGGAGCTAATATTCAGGGCGCTGGCACTAGTACAATTACTATTGTTGGTGTTCCTAAATTACACTCTGTTGACTACAGTATTATTCCCGATCGCATTGAGGCTGGAACTTTCCTCGTTGCCGGAGCTATCACCCGTTCCGAAATTACTCTTTCCTCAGTAGTACCAGATCATTTAATCCCGTTAATTGCCAAGTTGCGGGATATTGGCGTAACCATCATTGAGGAAAGTCCAGATTGCTTACGCATTCTTCCTGCCGAAATTCTCAAGGCTACGGATATTGATACCTTGCCCCATCCTGGGTTCCCCACGGATATGCAGGCACCATTTATGGCCTTGTTAACTTTGGCAGAAGGCGACAGCATTATTAACGAATCAGTATTTGAAAATCGCTTGCGCCATGCCTCAGAGTTAAATCGCTTAGGGGCAGATATTCGGGTGAAAGGCAATACTGCTTTTGTGCGCGGAGTGCCAATTTTATCAGGTGCGCCAGTCATCGGCACAGACTTACGAGCATCAGCCGCGTTAGTCATAGCCGGATTAGCCGCCGAAGGTAAAACTACCATTCAGGGCTTACATCATCTTGATCGGGGCTACGATCAAATTGATGTAAAGTTGCAACAATTGGGAGCTAAAATCCTTCGAGTACGCGAGGAGCCAGCAAATGCTGAAGTAGCCGCTAATAACAATGCGTCGCCAGCGCCGATTTCTACTTAG
- a CDS encoding ABC exporter membrane fusion protein gives MTHFFISISNRKSTYILVIFATMSLGAIASGRVIISPILGSNEAVTPQPVVATPVVQGVTALGRIEPEGEVRQVFPASTTESARIQRLLVKHGDKVKAGQVLAVLDNYARRLATVKMAEEEVQVAQARLMQVNAGAKQGDLQAQQAEIARLEAELHNAKIEESRYRILYKEGAVSASQYDSKRLQMEAAQRYMTQAYAALKSLAEVRTVDVQLSQAEVKQAKAKVVQALAELDLSIVRSPQNGQILKVQAFPGELVGTQGIVSLGNTTQMVVIAEVYETDIRKIHLGQTATITSPSLTKPLSGKVSQVGLEIGTRNVLDTDSPTNVDTRVVEVKILLHQESSHRVAGMTNLKVDVSIDMEH, from the coding sequence ATGACGCATTTTTTTATTTCAATTAGCAACAGGAAATCTACTTACATTCTAGTTATTTTTGCAACTATGAGCTTGGGTGCGATCGCGTCCGGCAGGGTAATTATCTCACCGATACTGGGGAGTAATGAAGCAGTAACACCTCAGCCAGTAGTTGCAACTCCAGTAGTACAAGGAGTAACTGCTTTGGGACGTATAGAACCGGAAGGAGAAGTCAGGCAAGTGTTTCCGGCTTCTACAACAGAATCGGCTCGTATCCAAAGACTACTGGTGAAGCACGGGGACAAGGTAAAGGCGGGGCAAGTGCTGGCAGTGTTAGATAATTATGCCCGTCGTTTAGCAACTGTGAAAATGGCAGAGGAAGAAGTGCAGGTGGCTCAAGCCCGCTTAATGCAAGTCAACGCAGGAGCAAAACAGGGAGATTTACAAGCTCAACAAGCAGAGATCGCTCGATTAGAAGCAGAACTGCACAATGCCAAAATCGAGGAATCACGATATCGCATTTTGTATAAAGAAGGAGCGGTTTCAGCTTCGCAGTACGATAGCAAACGCCTACAGATGGAAGCTGCACAACGATATATGACTCAAGCCTATGCTGCGTTGAAGAGTTTGGCAGAAGTACGCACAGTGGATGTGCAGTTGTCCCAGGCAGAGGTGAAACAGGCAAAAGCTAAGGTGGTGCAGGCTCTGGCAGAACTGGACTTGAGTATAGTGCGATCGCCACAAAATGGACAAATATTGAAAGTGCAAGCTTTTCCCGGTGAATTGGTGGGAACTCAAGGCATCGTGAGTTTAGGTAATACAACGCAAATGGTAGTGATAGCAGAAGTTTACGAAACGGATATCCGCAAAATACATCTAGGGCAAACAGCAACAATTACCAGTCCTAGCCTCACCAAACCGCTCTCTGGAAAAGTCTCTCAAGTAGGATTAGAAATTGGTACTCGGAATGTATTAGATACAGATTCCCCAACAAATGTAGATACTCGTGTAGTAGAAGTAAAAATTCTTTTGCATCAAGAAAGTAGTCATCGTGTAGCAGGAATGACGAATCTCAAAGTTGATGTATCCATAGACATGGAACATTAA
- the devC gene encoding ABC transporter permease DevC — translation MIQRYFLELQKIPIAWLQLSYQRNQTIAGIIGILCITFLLFIQIGLRNAFLEGSLQLPLNFNADIVLISSLSSTALQPVTFSSRPLYEALALKQVNSVAPVYITSTQWYDRNNSLYRIRVNVLGIPLNISTLNLPGVKENLQKLKKQKFALFDHNARNEFYPIIAEFQAKGESAAEIQVGNTSSLRGLRVVGLFELGVNNAYDASFIISATTFSELFGRDNSQIDIGLIKLKPEYNSDVDIEKTVDDLRNYLPRTIKVFSKSELIKRERTFHENNSPMGFIFRFILIIAVVVSIFILYQILYVKVTQNLGNYATLKALGFSQKSLISVVIHEGIILVIAGYIPGIILSYLAYSYLINVTKIFIEMNLRTALTVLLLVYMICLISSILSLIKIKDADPVDVFK, via the coding sequence ATGATTCAACGTTATTTCCTTGAATTGCAAAAAATTCCCATTGCTTGGCTACAACTAAGCTATCAACGCAATCAAACTATTGCGGGAATTATTGGCATCCTTTGCATTACATTTTTACTATTTATTCAGATAGGACTGAGAAACGCATTTTTAGAGGGGTCATTACAATTACCTTTAAACTTCAATGCAGATATTGTTTTAATTAGCTCTCTCTCTTCCACTGCACTGCAACCAGTAACTTTTTCTTCAAGACCTTTATATGAAGCACTAGCATTAAAGCAAGTTAACTCTGTTGCACCAGTTTACATCACATCAACCCAATGGTACGACAGAAACAACTCCCTTTATCGCATTAGAGTTAACGTTCTAGGTATTCCTTTAAATATATCAACACTTAATTTGCCGGGAGTAAAAGAAAATCTGCAAAAACTCAAGAAGCAAAAATTTGCGTTATTTGACCATAATGCCAGAAATGAATTTTATCCTATCATTGCCGAATTTCAAGCAAAAGGAGAATCTGCCGCAGAAATCCAAGTAGGAAATACTAGCTCGTTGAGAGGACTTAGAGTTGTAGGATTGTTTGAATTAGGAGTTAATAATGCTTACGATGCTAGTTTTATTATCAGTGCAACAACTTTTAGTGAATTATTCGGACGTGACAATTCACAAATAGATATTGGTTTAATTAAATTAAAGCCAGAGTATAACTCAGATGTAGATATAGAGAAAACTGTTGATGACTTAAGGAATTATCTACCTAGAACCATTAAAGTATTCTCTAAATCTGAATTAATCAAACGAGAAAGAACCTTCCATGAAAATAATTCTCCAATGGGTTTTATCTTTCGTTTTATTTTGATTATTGCTGTCGTTGTCAGTATTTTTATTTTATATCAAATTCTTTATGTAAAAGTTACACAAAACCTGGGGAATTATGCGACGTTGAAGGCTTTAGGGTTTAGTCAAAAATCTTTGATTTCCGTAGTTATCCATGAGGGTATTATTTTAGTAATTGCTGGATATATTCCAGGTATAATATTATCTTATTTAGCTTATTCATATCTAATTAATGTGACAAAGATTTTTATAGAAATGAATTTAAGAACAGCTTTGACTGTCTTATTGTTAGTGTATATGATTTGCTTAATATCATCAATTCTTTCTTTGATTAAGATTAAAGACGCAGACCCAGTGGATGTTTTTAAATAA
- a CDS encoding TrmH family RNA methyltransferase, protein MLTSLQNSLVKQIRKLHSTKERHKQGLFLLEGTHLLEEACAMDYPLEVVCCTPEWEASHTALWEEACNRCDRCEIVSEEVLQAIATTVQPDGVVATAKRSELQSQIPFTGVVLALETIQDPGNLGTIIRTAAAAGASGLWLSQDSVDLDNPKVLRASAGQWFRLATAVSEDLKATVQLCQQAGMQVVATLPTAKLTYWEIDWHKPSLILLGNEGAGLSPDLAAMADQEVKIPLSPGVESLNVAITSALMLYEVQRQLNFQ, encoded by the coding sequence ATGTTAACAAGTTTACAAAACTCTTTAGTTAAACAAATCCGCAAGCTGCACTCCACCAAGGAGCGGCATAAACAAGGTCTGTTCCTGTTGGAAGGGACGCATTTGTTAGAAGAAGCTTGTGCAATGGATTATCCCCTAGAGGTGGTGTGTTGTACTCCAGAATGGGAGGCAAGCCACACAGCTTTGTGGGAAGAGGCTTGTAATCGATGCGATCGCTGTGAGATAGTCAGTGAAGAAGTATTGCAAGCGATCGCTACTACTGTACAACCAGATGGGGTAGTGGCAACAGCAAAGCGCAGCGAACTCCAAAGCCAAATACCATTTACAGGTGTAGTCCTAGCCTTAGAAACCATCCAAGACCCTGGTAATTTAGGGACAATCATTCGCACTGCGGCGGCTGCTGGTGCTTCCGGGTTATGGTTGAGTCAAGATAGTGTAGATTTAGATAACCCGAAAGTTCTCAGGGCTTCGGCTGGACAGTGGTTTCGTTTAGCCACCGCAGTTAGTGAAGATTTAAAAGCAACAGTGCAGCTTTGCCAGCAAGCAGGAATGCAGGTAGTAGCCACCTTACCCACAGCTAAGTTAACTTATTGGGAAATAGACTGGCATAAACCCAGTTTAATTTTATTGGGGAATGAAGGCGCTGGCTTGTCGCCTGATTTAGCGGCGATGGCAGACCAGGAAGTGAAAATTCCCCTGAGTCCTGGTGTAGAATCTTTGAATGTGGCAATTACATCCGCCTTAATGTTGTACGAAGTACAGCGACAGTTAAACTTTCAATAG
- a CDS encoding ATP-binding cassette domain-containing protein, with amino-acid sequence MNQVIKIKELNHYYQEGRRKKQILFGINLEIQSQEVVILTGASGSGKTTLLSLMGCLRSVQEGSLKLFAHELKGANEFERTQIRRRIGYVFQHFNLLDFMTVRQNVILSLELQDNFTPQDAISKSTEILKLVGMEKHINAYPRDLSGGQKQRVAIARALVHRPQLIFADEPTSSLDGQTGKEVVELMTGLAREQGSAVVIVTHDNRIFGVTNRILRMEDGKLDLDYQGRLSVALPTLTDKQLIQLLPQLKMLTFQPGEIVIHQGDLADKFYILMEGEVEVIQEDGDSEPKLLKRLGPNSYFGEIGLLHETTRTATVRAASDTPIKVIVFEQSDFEKMVNSSEMTYAVLNYQAMKAGRTQIQTPNSASIQLRQKELKILEEYCREASRTEIDVLNELINELSQQTRHSK; translated from the coding sequence ATGAATCAGGTTATTAAAATTAAAGAACTTAACCATTATTATCAAGAAGGCAGAAGAAAAAAACAAATTCTATTTGGCATTAATCTTGAAATTCAATCCCAAGAAGTTGTGATTTTAACTGGAGCGTCTGGTTCAGGGAAAACGACACTTCTATCTTTGATGGGCTGTCTACGTTCTGTGCAAGAGGGTAGTCTTAAATTGTTTGCTCATGAATTAAAGGGAGCTAACGAATTCGAGCGGACGCAAATACGCAGACGAATTGGTTATGTTTTTCAACATTTCAACTTATTAGATTTTATGACTGTTCGTCAGAATGTCATTCTGTCTCTAGAACTACAGGATAATTTTACACCTCAAGATGCTATTAGCAAAAGTACAGAAATTCTCAAATTAGTTGGTATGGAAAAGCACATAAACGCTTATCCAAGGGATCTCTCCGGTGGGCAAAAACAACGGGTAGCGATCGCCCGCGCCCTTGTCCATCGTCCGCAATTAATTTTTGCAGATGAGCCAACATCTTCTTTAGATGGACAAACAGGAAAAGAAGTCGTTGAACTGATGACAGGACTGGCGAGGGAACAAGGGAGTGCTGTTGTGATTGTCACCCATGATAACCGTATTTTTGGCGTGACCAATCGGATTCTGCGTATGGAAGATGGCAAACTAGATTTAGACTATCAGGGCCGGCTATCTGTTGCTTTACCGACCTTAACTGATAAGCAATTAATCCAGTTACTTCCTCAATTAAAAATGCTGACTTTCCAACCTGGTGAAATTGTCATCCACCAAGGTGACTTAGCCGATAAATTCTATATCTTGATGGAAGGAGAGGTAGAGGTAATTCAAGAAGATGGGGACTCAGAACCAAAATTATTAAAAAGATTAGGGCCTAATAGCTATTTTGGTGAAATAGGGTTACTTCACGAAACTACGCGGACAGCAACAGTAAGGGCGGCAAGTGACACTCCTATAAAAGTTATAGTTTTTGAACAATCAGATTTTGAGAAGATGGTCAACAGTTCCGAAATGACCTATGCAGTTTTGAATTACCAAGCAATGAAAGCTGGACGAACGCAAATCCAAACTCCTAATAGTGCATCTATACAACTTCGCCAGAAAGAATTAAAAATCCTTGAGGAATACTGTAGGGAAGCCTCAAGGACTGAAATTGATGTGTTGAATGAGTTAATTAACGAGCTATCACAGCAAACTAGGCATAGTAAGTAA
- a CDS encoding M48 family metallopeptidase: protein MSLFKSPLIGLKADSFRHPLDLEATTSLKQIPGLDMLVRNLLGPMAEQVFYVENIASSVLVGEKQLPNLHKLLLEACKILDIEPPQLYVRQHPAPNAYTFAMRGKQPFVVLHTSLIDILTPEEIQAVIAHELGHLKCDHSVYLTPVNLLVLAASAVPNIGAFMAQAIQAQLLEWVRCAEFTCDRAALLATQDPKVVMSVLMKLAGGSPTLAPQLNLDAFIEQARAYDDISKSEMGEMVKAARTAQLTHPVPVLRAREIDRWASSQEYQSLLLNHGQKYTSEVAPKGGWRNW, encoded by the coding sequence ATGTCCTTGTTCAAATCTCCGCTCATCGGTTTAAAAGCTGACTCGTTTCGTCATCCACTAGACCTGGAAGCTACTACATCTCTCAAGCAAATACCGGGCTTGGATATGTTGGTACGAAATTTACTAGGGCCAATGGCGGAGCAAGTTTTTTATGTAGAAAATATTGCTTCGAGTGTTTTGGTAGGGGAAAAACAACTGCCTAATTTACACAAGCTGTTGTTAGAAGCTTGCAAAATTTTGGATATTGAGCCTCCCCAGTTGTATGTCAGACAACACCCGGCTCCTAATGCCTACACCTTTGCTATGCGGGGTAAGCAACCTTTTGTAGTGTTGCATACTTCCTTAATTGATATCCTGACTCCAGAGGAAATCCAGGCGGTGATTGCCCATGAGTTGGGACATCTCAAGTGTGACCACAGTGTTTATCTGACACCTGTAAATTTATTAGTATTAGCAGCATCAGCAGTCCCCAATATAGGGGCTTTTATGGCTCAAGCTATCCAGGCACAACTTTTAGAGTGGGTACGTTGTGCTGAGTTTACCTGCGATCGCGCCGCATTACTAGCTACCCAAGACCCCAAGGTCGTGATGTCAGTTTTAATGAAGTTGGCTGGAGGTTCCCCCACCCTAGCACCGCAACTGAATTTGGATGCTTTTATTGAGCAAGCTCGCGCTTACGACGATATTAGTAAAAGCGAAATGGGGGAAATGGTTAAAGCTGCTCGTACTGCTCAATTAACCCACCCCGTTCCAGTCCTCCGTGCCAGAGAAATTGACAGATGGGCAAGTAGTCAAGAATACCAATCTTTATTACTAAATCATGGTCAGAAATATACCAGTGAAGTAGCACCAAAAGGTGGCTGGCGGAATTGGTGA
- a CDS encoding diflavin flavoprotein, with the protein MSDSKPRDVQVLPIATNTKVLRARSWSRLRFEIEYALERGTTSNSYVIEGDKTAIIDPPVESFMGIYLEALQQTINLKKLDYVILGHFSPNRIPTFKALLELAPQITFVCSLPAAGDLRAAFPDDNLNILAMRGKETLDLGKGHVLKFLPIPSPRWPAGLCTYDVQTQILYTDKIFGAHICGDDVFDDNWESFKEDQRYYYNCLMAPHAIHVEAALEKISDLQVRMYAVGHGPLVRTSLIALTQAYADWSKAQKEREISVALLYASAYGNTATIARAIALGLTKGGVAVKSINCEFATPEEIQSNLEQVDAFLIGSPTIGGHAPTPINTALGIVLKVGDNNKLAGVFGSYGWSGEALDMIEGKLRDAGYRFGLETLKVKFKPDDVTLKFCEEVGTDFAQTLKKAKKVRVPQQAATPVEQAVGRIVGSVCVITAKQGDVSTGMLGSWVSQATFNPPGLTVAIAKERAIESLMYPGGKFALNILPEGSHLEYMKHFRKNFAPGEDRFANFTTTEADNGCTVLADALAYVECSVDQRLECGDHWVVYATVDNGKLLKPDDVTAINHRKTGTHY; encoded by the coding sequence ATGAGCGATTCCAAGCCCCGTGACGTACAGGTTTTGCCGATTGCTACAAACACGAAAGTTCTCAGAGCGCGTAGTTGGTCACGTTTGCGGTTTGAAATTGAATATGCTTTAGAAAGAGGTACTACCTCTAACTCTTATGTAATTGAAGGTGATAAAACAGCAATTATTGACCCGCCTGTTGAAAGCTTTATGGGAATTTATCTCGAAGCATTGCAACAGACGATCAATTTGAAAAAATTGGATTATGTTATTTTGGGTCACTTTAGCCCCAACCGCATACCTACTTTCAAGGCGCTGTTAGAATTGGCTCCCCAGATTACCTTTGTCTGTTCCCTACCGGCGGCTGGTGATTTACGGGCGGCTTTCCCTGATGACAACTTAAATATTTTGGCAATGCGGGGTAAGGAAACCCTGGATTTAGGTAAGGGTCATGTGTTGAAGTTCTTGCCAATTCCTAGCCCCCGGTGGCCGGCTGGACTTTGTACTTACGATGTGCAAACCCAGATTCTCTACACAGATAAGATTTTCGGCGCTCATATCTGTGGCGATGATGTATTTGATGATAACTGGGAATCCTTCAAGGAAGACCAACGTTATTACTACAACTGTTTGATGGCTCCCCATGCTATCCATGTGGAAGCAGCATTAGAGAAAATCTCTGATTTACAAGTGCGGATGTATGCTGTGGGTCATGGGCCTCTGGTACGTACCAGTTTAATCGCCCTCACCCAAGCCTATGCAGATTGGAGTAAAGCCCAAAAAGAGCGAGAAATTTCCGTCGCCTTACTCTATGCTTCAGCTTACGGTAATACTGCAACTATAGCGCGGGCGATCGCTCTCGGATTAACTAAAGGCGGTGTTGCGGTTAAATCTATCAACTGCGAATTTGCCACACCGGAAGAAATTCAAAGCAATTTAGAACAAGTCGATGCTTTCCTCATCGGTTCTCCTACCATCGGTGGTCATGCACCAACCCCCATTAATACTGCTTTGGGTATTGTCCTCAAAGTTGGTGATAACAACAAACTAGCCGGGGTGTTTGGTTCCTACGGTTGGAGTGGTGAAGCCTTAGACATGATTGAAGGTAAACTGCGGGATGCGGGATATCGCTTTGGTTTAGAAACCTTGAAGGTGAAGTTTAAACCAGACGATGTTACCCTCAAGTTCTGTGAAGAAGTTGGTACAGACTTCGCCCAAACCTTGAAGAAAGCCAAAAAAGTCCGCGTACCCCAACAAGCCGCTACCCCTGTAGAACAAGCTGTTGGTCGCATTGTCGGCTCAGTTTGTGTCATTACCGCCAAACAAGGCGATGTGTCTACAGGAATGCTTGGTTCTTGGGTATCTCAAGCCACCTTTAACCCACCAGGTTTAACTGTCGCCATTGCCAAAGAACGGGCGATTGAATCCCTCATGTATCCCGGTGGTAAATTTGCCTTGAATATCTTACCTGAAGGCAGTCATCTGGAATACATGAAGCATTTCCGCAAAAACTTCGCGCCAGGGGAAGACCGTTTTGCCAACTTCACCACTACAGAAGCTGACAACGGTTGTACAGTCCTCGCTGACGCTTTAGCTTATGTGGAATGCTCGGTTGACCAACGCCTAGAATGTGGCGACCACTGGGTAGTATATGCAACTGTTGACAACGGTAAGTTACTCAAGCCCGATGATGTAACTGCGATTAATCATCGCAAAACCGGTACTCATTATTAA